One Chrysiogenia bacterium genomic window carries:
- a CDS encoding ABC transporter substrate-binding protein yields the protein MKKLLTATLSLMFVLVAVRTASAEASPMAILRDRDKEVRTFLKQNPLPLDAKKRAHIEDVLSELFDYEYIAMESLGRHSKGIPQAKLKDYIDVFTKVTRRNASSEESLKTLLEGEINYEGEEVDENGNTIVSTLIIKNDEEIMMEYVFRKKGKEWQIIDYILDDVGLIENYKSSFGQIITDHGFDDLVRRLREKLDS from the coding sequence GTGAAGAAACTACTCACCGCCACTCTCAGCCTCATGTTTGTCCTGGTTGCCGTTCGCACAGCTTCGGCCGAGGCCTCGCCCATGGCGATCCTGCGCGATCGCGACAAGGAAGTGCGCACCTTCCTCAAGCAGAACCCCCTGCCGCTGGATGCGAAGAAGCGCGCGCACATCGAGGACGTGCTCAGCGAGCTGTTCGACTACGAATACATTGCGATGGAATCCCTTGGACGACACAGCAAGGGCATTCCCCAGGCCAAGCTCAAGGACTACATCGACGTCTTCACCAAGGTGACACGCCGCAACGCCTCTTCCGAGGAATCTCTCAAGACCCTGCTCGAGGGCGAGATCAACTACGAAGGCGAAGAGGTCGACGAGAACGGGAACACCATCGTCAGCACACTCATCATCAAGAACGATGAAGAGATCATGATGGAATACGTCTTTCGCAAAAAAGGCAAAGAGTGGCAGATCATCGACTACATTCTCGACGATGTGGGCTTGATCGAAAACTACAAGAGTTCCTTCGGCCAGATCATCACCGACCACGGGTTCGATGATCTGGTGCGCCGCCTGCGCGAAAAGCTCGATAGCTAG